In Anticarsia gemmatalis isolate Benzon Research Colony breed Stoneville strain chromosome 5, ilAntGemm2 primary, whole genome shotgun sequence, the following are encoded in one genomic region:
- the LOC142972753 gene encoding carboxylic ester hydrolase-like isoform X3 codes for MEENPVVTVKQGKLKGSVNNLFDGTPYYSFKGIPYAQPPVGELRFKAPLPAKSWPGIRDAIDHGPVCPQYDMNTTQIIEGSEDCLFLNVYTRSLKPSTKSPVMVYIHGGAYMSGSGDSYMYGPDFLLQHDAVLVTINYRLEVLGFLCLETPEIPGNAGIKDQVVALRWVKENIDNFGGDSNNITIFGESAGSGSVTFHMMSPMSKGLFHRVIAQSGVCTQDWSIGHKAKDRAFRLGKYLGKDTNDVNELADFLKSVPASKLAGATLKTRTPDERYRGLPLHFVPVIEKKFEGTEAFITENPIDLLLEGKMNKVPLLIGYNTAEGILMVQDQIKKGKVINEKPSYLVPREIALKVSEEKMAEFGDRVKKFYVGNEDFSNETSSAIVDVQTDLHFTYQTHRFATFFYKYAPVYMYLFDYETDMNIIKTFSGKTDLKGACHADDLFYLFSSGLNQDFYKEQDNIKKIVNQLTKFWVDFARTGNPTPNKGGVQWLPYTPPSREYMLLNEQLSLQSYANKERVEFWNKIYSDAGLPCITKSAI; via the exons atggag GAAAACCCAGTAGTAACAGTGAAACAAGGAAAATTGAAAGGGTCAGTCAATAATCTATTTGATGGGACACCTTACTACAGTTTTAAAGGAATTCCTTATGCTCAGCCACCGGTTGGAGAGTTGAGGTTTAAG GCACCTTTACCAGCAAAATCATGGCCTGGAATCCGCGACGCCATAGACCACGGGCCAGTATGTCCTCAATACGATATGAACACAACACAGATCATAGAAGGAAGTGAAGATTGTCTCTTCTTAAATGTCTACACGAGATCACTCAAACCTAGTACGAAATCGCCAGTCATGGTGTACATCCATGGTGGGGCTTATATGTCCGGTTCAGGTGATTCCTATATGTATGGCCCCGATTTTCTACTACAGCACGATGCTGTTTTAGTTACTATCAATTATAGGCTAGAAGTGTTAGGTTTTCTTTGCTTGGAGACCCCTGAAATTCCTGGAAACGCTGGCATTAAAGACCAAGTAGTAGCCTTAAGATGGGTCAAAGAAAATATAGATAATTTCGGTGGagattcaaataatattactatatttggTGAGAGTGCAGGTTCTGGGTCTGTGACGTTTCATATGATGTCGCCAATGTCTAAAGGATTGTTCCATAGAGTGATCGCACAAAGTGGGGTCTGTACTCAGGACTGGTCTATTGGGCATAAGGCTAAAGACAGAGCTTTTAGACTAGGAAAGTATTTAGGAAAAGATACTAATGATGTGAACGAATTAGCAGATTTTTTGAAGTCAGTACCAGCGTCGAAATTAGCAGGTGCTACGTTAAAAACAAGAACTCCAGATGAAAGATACCGAGGTCTACCTTTACACTTTGTACCGGTAATTGAAAAGAAATTTGAAGGGACTGAAGCATTTATTACTGAAAATCCCATAGACTTATTGTTAGAAGGAAAGATGAATAAGGTACCTTTGCTAATAGGGTACAATACTGCTGAAGGTATACTTATGGTCCAAGACCAGATAAAGAAAGGCAAAGTTATTAATGAGAAACCGTCTTACCTCGTACCAAGAGAAATTGCTCTCAAAGTTTCTGAAGAAAAGATGGCAGAATTTGGCGATCGCGTTAAGAAATTTTATGTAGGCAATGAAGATTTTTCTAATGAAACTTCATCTGCTATTGTGGATGTCCAAACAGACTTGCATTTTACCTACCAGACACATAGATTTgcgacatttttttataaatatgctcCAGTTTATATGTATCTGTTTGACTATGAGACtgatatgaatattataaagacGTTTTCTGGTAAGACTGATTTGAAGGGAGCTTGTCATGctgatgatttattttatttgttctcaAGTGGATTGAATCAAGACTTTTATAAAGAGCAGGACAATATAAAGAAGATTGTAAACCAGTTGACTAAGTTTTGGGTTGATTTTGCGAGAACTGG GAACCCAACGCCGAACAAAGGAGGTGTACAATGGCTTCCATACACCCCACCAAGTCGGGAATACATGCTGTTAAACGAACAACTATCGTTACAAAGTTACGCAAATAAAGAGCGTGTGGAATTCTGGAACAAAATATACTCCGATGCTGGTCTACCTTGTATTACTAAGAGCGctatttga
- the LOC142972753 gene encoding carboxylic ester hydrolase-like isoform X2 yields MFIRTLEKFWFRTRPNVKRFTSISTMENPVVTVKQGKLKGSVNNLFDGTPYYSFKGIPYAQPPVGELRFKAPLPAKSWPGIRDAIDHGPVCPQYDMNTTQIIEGSEDCLFLNVYTRSLKPSTKSPVMVYIHGGAYMSGSGDSYMYGPDFLLQHDAVLVTINYRLEVLGFLCLETPEIPGNAGIKDQVVALRWVKENIDNFGGDSNNITIFGESAGSGSVTFHMMSPMSKGLFHRVIAQSGVCTQDWSIGHKAKDRAFRLGKYLGKDTNDVNELADFLKSVPASKLAGATLKTRTPDERYRGLPLHFVPVIEKKFEGTEAFITENPIDLLLEGKMNKVPLLIGYNTAEGILMVQDQIKKGKVINEKPSYLVPREIALKVSEEKMAEFGDRVKKFYVGNEDFSNETSSAIVDVQTDLHFTYQTHRFATFFYKYAPVYMYLFDYETDMNIIKTFSGKTDLKGACHADDLFYLFSSGLNQDFYKEQDNIKKIVNQLTKFWVDFARTGNPTPNKGGVQWLPYTPPSREYMLLNEQLSLQSYANKERVEFWNKIYSDAGLPCITKSAI; encoded by the exons ATGTTTATAAGAACGTTAGAGAAGTTTTGGTTTCGTACGCGGCCGAACGTAAAGAGGTTTACATCAATTAGCACTATG GAAAACCCAGTAGTAACAGTGAAACAAGGAAAATTGAAAGGGTCAGTCAATAATCTATTTGATGGGACACCTTACTACAGTTTTAAAGGAATTCCTTATGCTCAGCCACCGGTTGGAGAGTTGAGGTTTAAG GCACCTTTACCAGCAAAATCATGGCCTGGAATCCGCGACGCCATAGACCACGGGCCAGTATGTCCTCAATACGATATGAACACAACACAGATCATAGAAGGAAGTGAAGATTGTCTCTTCTTAAATGTCTACACGAGATCACTCAAACCTAGTACGAAATCGCCAGTCATGGTGTACATCCATGGTGGGGCTTATATGTCCGGTTCAGGTGATTCCTATATGTATGGCCCCGATTTTCTACTACAGCACGATGCTGTTTTAGTTACTATCAATTATAGGCTAGAAGTGTTAGGTTTTCTTTGCTTGGAGACCCCTGAAATTCCTGGAAACGCTGGCATTAAAGACCAAGTAGTAGCCTTAAGATGGGTCAAAGAAAATATAGATAATTTCGGTGGagattcaaataatattactatatttggTGAGAGTGCAGGTTCTGGGTCTGTGACGTTTCATATGATGTCGCCAATGTCTAAAGGATTGTTCCATAGAGTGATCGCACAAAGTGGGGTCTGTACTCAGGACTGGTCTATTGGGCATAAGGCTAAAGACAGAGCTTTTAGACTAGGAAAGTATTTAGGAAAAGATACTAATGATGTGAACGAATTAGCAGATTTTTTGAAGTCAGTACCAGCGTCGAAATTAGCAGGTGCTACGTTAAAAACAAGAACTCCAGATGAAAGATACCGAGGTCTACCTTTACACTTTGTACCGGTAATTGAAAAGAAATTTGAAGGGACTGAAGCATTTATTACTGAAAATCCCATAGACTTATTGTTAGAAGGAAAGATGAATAAGGTACCTTTGCTAATAGGGTACAATACTGCTGAAGGTATACTTATGGTCCAAGACCAGATAAAGAAAGGCAAAGTTATTAATGAGAAACCGTCTTACCTCGTACCAAGAGAAATTGCTCTCAAAGTTTCTGAAGAAAAGATGGCAGAATTTGGCGATCGCGTTAAGAAATTTTATGTAGGCAATGAAGATTTTTCTAATGAAACTTCATCTGCTATTGTGGATGTCCAAACAGACTTGCATTTTACCTACCAGACACATAGATTTgcgacatttttttataaatatgctcCAGTTTATATGTATCTGTTTGACTATGAGACtgatatgaatattataaagacGTTTTCTGGTAAGACTGATTTGAAGGGAGCTTGTCATGctgatgatttattttatttgttctcaAGTGGATTGAATCAAGACTTTTATAAAGAGCAGGACAATATAAAGAAGATTGTAAACCAGTTGACTAAGTTTTGGGTTGATTTTGCGAGAACTGG GAACCCAACGCCGAACAAAGGAGGTGTACAATGGCTTCCATACACCCCACCAAGTCGGGAATACATGCTGTTAAACGAACAACTATCGTTACAAAGTTACGCAAATAAAGAGCGTGTGGAATTCTGGAACAAAATATACTCCGATGCTGGTCTACCTTGTATTACTAAGAGCGctatttga
- the LOC142972753 gene encoding carboxylic ester hydrolase-like isoform X1 yields the protein MPRVRKKLSGVPSHEQFKFEVQAYYHNNIENPVVTVKQGKLKGSVNNLFDGTPYYSFKGIPYAQPPVGELRFKAPLPAKSWPGIRDAIDHGPVCPQYDMNTTQIIEGSEDCLFLNVYTRSLKPSTKSPVMVYIHGGAYMSGSGDSYMYGPDFLLQHDAVLVTINYRLEVLGFLCLETPEIPGNAGIKDQVVALRWVKENIDNFGGDSNNITIFGESAGSGSVTFHMMSPMSKGLFHRVIAQSGVCTQDWSIGHKAKDRAFRLGKYLGKDTNDVNELADFLKSVPASKLAGATLKTRTPDERYRGLPLHFVPVIEKKFEGTEAFITENPIDLLLEGKMNKVPLLIGYNTAEGILMVQDQIKKGKVINEKPSYLVPREIALKVSEEKMAEFGDRVKKFYVGNEDFSNETSSAIVDVQTDLHFTYQTHRFATFFYKYAPVYMYLFDYETDMNIIKTFSGKTDLKGACHADDLFYLFSSGLNQDFYKEQDNIKKIVNQLTKFWVDFARTGNPTPNKGGVQWLPYTPPSREYMLLNEQLSLQSYANKERVEFWNKIYSDAGLPCITKSAI from the exons ATGCCTAGAGTTCGCAAAAAGTTGTCTGGTGTTCCGTCGCACGAACAATTCAAGTTCGAAGTTCAGgcttattatcataataatata GAAAACCCAGTAGTAACAGTGAAACAAGGAAAATTGAAAGGGTCAGTCAATAATCTATTTGATGGGACACCTTACTACAGTTTTAAAGGAATTCCTTATGCTCAGCCACCGGTTGGAGAGTTGAGGTTTAAG GCACCTTTACCAGCAAAATCATGGCCTGGAATCCGCGACGCCATAGACCACGGGCCAGTATGTCCTCAATACGATATGAACACAACACAGATCATAGAAGGAAGTGAAGATTGTCTCTTCTTAAATGTCTACACGAGATCACTCAAACCTAGTACGAAATCGCCAGTCATGGTGTACATCCATGGTGGGGCTTATATGTCCGGTTCAGGTGATTCCTATATGTATGGCCCCGATTTTCTACTACAGCACGATGCTGTTTTAGTTACTATCAATTATAGGCTAGAAGTGTTAGGTTTTCTTTGCTTGGAGACCCCTGAAATTCCTGGAAACGCTGGCATTAAAGACCAAGTAGTAGCCTTAAGATGGGTCAAAGAAAATATAGATAATTTCGGTGGagattcaaataatattactatatttggTGAGAGTGCAGGTTCTGGGTCTGTGACGTTTCATATGATGTCGCCAATGTCTAAAGGATTGTTCCATAGAGTGATCGCACAAAGTGGGGTCTGTACTCAGGACTGGTCTATTGGGCATAAGGCTAAAGACAGAGCTTTTAGACTAGGAAAGTATTTAGGAAAAGATACTAATGATGTGAACGAATTAGCAGATTTTTTGAAGTCAGTACCAGCGTCGAAATTAGCAGGTGCTACGTTAAAAACAAGAACTCCAGATGAAAGATACCGAGGTCTACCTTTACACTTTGTACCGGTAATTGAAAAGAAATTTGAAGGGACTGAAGCATTTATTACTGAAAATCCCATAGACTTATTGTTAGAAGGAAAGATGAATAAGGTACCTTTGCTAATAGGGTACAATACTGCTGAAGGTATACTTATGGTCCAAGACCAGATAAAGAAAGGCAAAGTTATTAATGAGAAACCGTCTTACCTCGTACCAAGAGAAATTGCTCTCAAAGTTTCTGAAGAAAAGATGGCAGAATTTGGCGATCGCGTTAAGAAATTTTATGTAGGCAATGAAGATTTTTCTAATGAAACTTCATCTGCTATTGTGGATGTCCAAACAGACTTGCATTTTACCTACCAGACACATAGATTTgcgacatttttttataaatatgctcCAGTTTATATGTATCTGTTTGACTATGAGACtgatatgaatattataaagacGTTTTCTGGTAAGACTGATTTGAAGGGAGCTTGTCATGctgatgatttattttatttgttctcaAGTGGATTGAATCAAGACTTTTATAAAGAGCAGGACAATATAAAGAAGATTGTAAACCAGTTGACTAAGTTTTGGGTTGATTTTGCGAGAACTGG GAACCCAACGCCGAACAAAGGAGGTGTACAATGGCTTCCATACACCCCACCAAGTCGGGAATACATGCTGTTAAACGAACAACTATCGTTACAAAGTTACGCAAATAAAGAGCGTGTGGAATTCTGGAACAAAATATACTCCGATGCTGGTCTACCTTGTATTACTAAGAGCGctatttga